The following proteins are co-located in the Malus sylvestris chromosome 13, drMalSylv7.2, whole genome shotgun sequence genome:
- the LOC126595293 gene encoding uncharacterized protein LOC126595293: protein MSWPWVWREEAQPQWAGCHTKRAGVLQGPASFAAYWHRLKARATGPLLLHKPSNNKVVACGWNIGTLTGKSMEVVEVMVRRRINIMCLQETKWVGRKAKDLENSRFKLWYSSTNRTRNGVGIIVDKTLTQDVVDVKRVGDRIMAIKIVIGQELINVISAYAPQVGLDTSSKEKFWEDLGDLVQGIAQTEKLFIGGDLNGHVGRETGNYGGFHGGHGFGERNEDGEAILDFAMAYDLFLANTFFKKREEHVITYKSGSSKTQIDFLLMRKGDRITCKDCKVIPGKSVANQHRLLVMDVHIKRVRKKEQDLEVPKD from the exons ATGAGCTGGCCTTGGGTTTGGCGTGAGGAAGCCCAACCGCAATGGGCTGGCTGTCATACAAAGCGGGCCGGGGTGCTGCAAGGCCCAGCAAGCTTTGCGGCTTACTGGCATAGACTAAAGGCCAGGGCTACAGGCCCTTTGCTGCTGCACAAGCCCAGCAACAATAAGGTTGTGGCATGTGG gtggaatataggaaccttgacgggaaaatctatggaagtagtagaagttatggtgaggagaaggataaatattatgtgcctacaagaaactaagtgggttggtcgtaaggcaaaggatctagaaaactcaaggtttaaactatggtattcgagcacaaatagaacgagaaacggtgttggcatcatcgtggacaagaccttgacacaagatgttgtagatgtcaagagggtaggagatagaatcatggcaatcaagattgtaataggacaagaacttatcaatgtgattagtgcgtacgcacctcaagtagggttggatacgagttcgaaggagaaattttgggaagaccttggagacttggtgcaaggaattgctcagacggagaagttatttataggaggagatttaaatggacacgtgggcagggagacaggcaactatggaggttttcatggtggccatggttttggggagagaaacgaggatggggaagctatcttggattttgcaatggcatatgatctcttcttagccaacaccttctttaagaagagagaagaacatgtgatcacctacaagagtgggtcgtcaaaaacacaaatagattttcttctaatgaggaaaggggatcgtataacttgtaaggattgcaaagttataccaggaaagagcgtggctaatcaacatcgcttgttggtgatggatgtacatatcaaaagagtgagaaaaaaagaacaagacttggaagtgcccaaggactag